From Roseateles sp. SL47:
TCGGGCGCAGCACCTTTGGTGGGGCGGTCAACTTCATCACCAAGGTCCCGGCAGACGAGTTCCGTGGCACGGTCAACACCAATATCAACCACCATGGCTCGTCCGACGTGGATGCCAGTATGGAGGGCCCGCTGATCGCCGGCCTTCTCAAGGGCCGCCTGATGGTGGCCAGCCACAACAAGGTCGCCGAGCAGCATGCCAGCGACGGGGGCGAACTTGGGGCCGAGAACTCGCGCACCATCACCGGCACGCTCTATGTCACTCCCACAGAGAAGCTCTGGCTGCGCCTGCGCGGGAGCTATCAGGAAAACGACGACAGTCTGCCCGCCGTGGCCTATCTCGCGGCGACCAACAACACGAGTTGTACGGGCAGGACCTACACGGGCACCGGCCGCGATGGTGCGACCGTCAGCTACACCCCCGGCACCGCCTACTTCTGCGGCAGCATCCCCGATCTGAAGCAATTGGGCAGCGGCGTGATCAATGCCAACACCACGATTCCTGCCGCCGCCTACAACGCCTTCGTCAACAACTCGCTCAACGACCCTTATCTGGCCAAGACGCCACGTCTGGACCACATGGGCATGCGCAGTGAAGTCAAGCAGGCCTCTCTCCAAGCCGGTTATGAACTTCCGAAGGACATGGAGCTGGCCTTCAACCTCGGCTACAACGAAGCCAACACCACCAGCATCTATGACCTGGACAAAACCGGTACCGCCAACTTCTTTTCAGCGCAGATCAATCCGACGCATGACCTGACGGTGGACACCCGCCTCTCCACCGATGCCCGCCAAAGCCTGCGTGGCGTCGTCGGAGCCAGCCTCTTCCGGTCGTCCTACGTCTATTCACAGATCGACTACAGCCCGGGTTTCGGCGGGACGGCGGCTGGCATCTCCACCAACTTCAGCAATTTTGATTCGACCGTCCCGGCTGTCTATGGATCGGTGGAATACGACTTCACGCCTCAGATCACGGGCTCACTGGAAGCCCGGTATCAACGCGACCAGATCAAGTCTTACAGTCGCGCTGGGGCCGTACAGGAGAACCGGACCTCCAACGTGCTGCCGAGGTTGACCCTTCGCTACAAGCCTACCACCAACATTTCCACGTATTTCAACGTTGCCAAGGGTGTGCAACCGCTGACAGTGAACTCCGGATTCTCGAGTGCCTCAGCGGCGGCCAAGGCATACATCCTCACGCAGGTCCCCACAGCCAGCGACTTCACAGAACAACCCACCCTCACCTCCTTCGAACTGGGGTTCAAGCAGCGTGTTGGCAACAACTTCCAGTACGCACTCGCGCTGTATGACATGCAATGGAAGCATCGCCTGACAAGCACCACCATCTTCAACCCGGCCAGCTGCGGCACGACCTCGGGCACGGCGGAATGCCCGCTCACGGCCTCGGGTACCGGCATCCAGAGCGGCAATGACGCTCGCATCCGCGGCATCGAGCTGTCGGTCGATGCCCAACTGACGCCCAGTTGGGTCGTCGGCGCCTATGTGGATTACAAACGCGCCCGCTGGACCCGCTACGACAGCTCCTCGCAATCGCGCTACGGCAGCTACGGAACGGCCGCACTCACGGGTTATGCCGTCTCCTTCGACGGCAACACCGTGGCCCGCGTCCCCGACATTCAGGTCAATGCAAACACCACTTACCGATTCAATCCGCTTTCCAACGGGTGGCGTCCATGGCTGCGTGCCGATGTTCTGTATGTGGGACGGATGTGGGAAAGCGACTTCAACTTCGCTCGAACGGATCCCTACAGCCGCATCGACCTTCGTCTAGGCTTCGACAAAAACGACATGTCCTTCGATATCTACGTCCGCAATCTGGCCAACGATCGCAGCTGGACCACCGTCTCGCGTGTGAACAACCTCGGCCTGTCGCCGCTGACCAGCTTCTCTCAGCAAGGGCTGACCGCGATGGCGCAGGAAGAACGTGCCTTCGGCGTGCGTGCCAGCTACTCGTTCTGATGAACAGCGCCGCCACCACTGAACGGACCGGCGCAGGTGCCGGTCCACGGCGCCGCTCGTTATTGACGGGTGGTTTGGCTGGCGCGGCCCTGGTGGCCCTGCCGGGCCGCTTGAGCGCAGCATCGCAGGCGCCGACGGACGTCCTGATCCTGGGCGCGGGCATCGCCGGGCTGCATGCTGCGCGACTGCTTCAGTCCGCCGGCAAGTCGGTCACCGTGCTGGAAGGGAGCGGCCGCGTCGGCGGCCGTTGCTGGACGGCGCGCGATGTCCCGGGTCGCCCCGAATTGGGCGCCGGCACGGTCGGTGCGGGTTACGGCCGCGTGCGTGGCAATGCCGCCGAGTTGGGCGTGGAATTGATCGCGCCCCCGCCTGGCTCGCGAGACATCGTCGGCAGCGCCTCGGCGGCCTACAGCGTCTATGGCCAACCCGTTTCAGCCCCCCCGTGGGCACAGTCGCCGCTGAACCGCCTGCGAGGCCAGGAGATCTCGCGCACCCCGTCGCAGTTGATCTCCTGGTTCCTCAACCAGGACGTCGGCTTCAAGGACCTCAATGACTGGCTCAAGCCGGAATTTTCCTGGCTGGATCGCCTGTCACTGCGTGAGTACATGACCCGACTCGGTGCCTCACCCGAGGCCCTCCGGCTGATGGATGTTCATGCCCCGGGGACCAATCTGGACGAGGCCAACGCGCTGCACTTCGTCCGTCGCACGTATTACTACGGTTGGGAAGCACGTGCTGGTCGCAGCGCTCGCGTCAAGGGCGGCACAAGCGCCCTGACCGACGCGATGGCGGCTTCCTTGCAGCGACCCGTGCTGCTGAACCAGTTCGTCACCCAGATCCATACCGGTGCCCATGGGGTGGAGGTGAGGTGTCGGGACGGCTCGGTCCACCGTGGCCGCACCTGCATCTCGACCCTGCCGTTTGCGGTGCTTCGAAAGCTTCGCATCGACGGTCCGGTGCCTACGCTGCAGCGTGCCGGCTGGCAGGCGGTTCGCCACACCGACGTGGTTCAGGTGTTCATGTCCGTGGACAGCCCGTTCTGGCAACAGGACGGCGCAGCTGCCGAGATGTGGACCGACGGCCCGATCGAGCGCTTCTTCCACCTTCCCGCCGAGGATCAGCCCTACGGCATCATCGGAGCCTATATCAGCGGCGATGGGGTGGATGCAGTCCGGGGGCTGACCCGGGAGGCCATGGGCCAATATGCGCTGGAGACGCTCCATCGACTGCGACCATCCTCGCGCGGCCACGTCCAGGTGACCCATGTGCATCACTGGGGCGCTCAGCCCGGGGCGCTCGGGCACATCGCCAGTTGGGCGCCAGGCGACATCGGCCGTTATGAAGATGTCGTGCGGCGCCCGATCGGGGCGCTCTACTTCGCTGGCGATCATCTCGGGCGGACCCATGTGGGTCTGGAAGCGGCCTGTGAGGCTTCGGAGCATGCGGTCATGGACGTGCTGGATCGCCTGGGATGACCCGCTTCGCCGCCCACGGGCTTGCCCATGCCGAGCGCCTCCGCGTCGCCAGGTGGACACTCTACGGAGCGCTCACCGGAAGCGTCTTGCTGGGCTGTACAAGCGTCGGCGATCCAGCCGCGCAGCAGACAGGGCGTCGCGACTGTCCGGTATGCCCGGACCTGGTCGTGATCGCCGCTGGCACGTTTCGGATGGGGAGCGACGCGTCCGACCCACGGCGCGCCAAGGACGGTCGCGAGGAACCGGCGCATGAGGCGCAGGTGTCGCGGTCCTTTGCATTGGCCCGACGCGAGGTCACGGTGGAGGAGTTTGAACGCTTCATCACTGCCACGGGCTATGTCACGGACGCCGAGCGCGCCCCCGCGCAAGGCTGCCTGGCCTGGCTGCCCACCGACCATGCCCTTGGCCCTCGCCCCGCCTTGAGCTGGCGGTCACCTGGCTACGCGCAGACGCCACAACATCCGGTGGTCTGCGTCAGCTGGAATGATGCTCGGGCCTACACGCAATGGCTCGGGAGCGTGGCGGGGCAGCTGTACCGGCTCCCCACCGAGACCGAATGGGAATACGCGGCGCGAGCGGGCAGCCACACCCACTGGCCCTGGGGAAACGACGACGACGCCGGCGAGGAGGCCCCCCAGGGATCTCCGGCCTGTCGATTTGCCAATGTCGCCGACACCACCGAGGCAAGCGACGGCTTCCACTGGTCGGAACACCATTACTGTAGCGATGGTCACTTCCAGGCAGCCCCGGTGGGACGGCTGGAACCTAATCGGTTCGGGGTGCAGGACATGATCGGCAATGTGTGGGAGTGGGTGCAGGACTGTTACGCGCCCGAGGCGTATGCGGACGGCTCCATGCCTCGTGACGGGTCCCCGAGAGAGACGGCCCACTGCCCAGCCCGTGGGCTTCGGGGCGGCGCATGGATCAGCGGCCCGGCGCGGACCCGCCCGGCCTATCGCGGAGGTTATGCCCCGCAGACGCGCAGCAATGTCTTCGGGTTCCGAGTGGCACGAGATCTCTGAGGCCCTCTCGCCCCCCCTGCCTCCTGCGCCACGCCCTTACCGGGCCTCGGTGGGGCCGGCCCTGACGGCCCGCAAGGCGCCAACCAGCAAATTGGACAAGGTCGGCTCCCGCCATGCTGGGGAAGACTTGCCGACGCGCAGCACCAGCAGTTGCTCACTGGGCACGATCATCAACTGCAAGCCGCCCACACCACTGAGATAGAACTGATCCGGTGCCACCGCTTCGACCTTGTCGTCGCCCAACGCGATCGCGCGTCGATTGAGTCGTGGGTCCTTCCACGCAGCGCCCAGATAAACCTGATAGCCGAATGCCGGGTTTGTGGGGGCCGGAGCCCGCATTTCCCGGACAAACCGCTCATCGAGCAACTGTTTGCCTTGCCATCGTCCTCCGTCCAGCAACATCTGCCCGATCCGCACCCAGTCACGTGCGCGTGACCAGATGCAGCAATACGCCATCGCCCGTCCGCCGGGGCGATCCAACATCTGTTCCGCATCGCTCGCCCCCAAGGGCTTCCACAGGCGTGTGCTGACGAAGTCCAGATAAGACTGTCCGGTGGCACGTTCCACGACCAGGCTGATCGCATGAGAGTTGTCGTTGTCCCAGGCGAAGTCGGTGCCCGGCGGATAGGCCAACGGCGCTTCGCGGACGATGGCCTCGACGTCGGCGCCGTAGTGCAACTGGATGTAGTGGCTGCCGGGCACCTTGTTGGGCTCATTGCGAAAACCTCCGCTCATGGTCAGCAGTTGGCGGAGGGTGATTGCTGCGCGTGAAGCGTCACGCCATTCCTTCAACCAGGTGGATGCCGGTTGATCCAGCGACCGAATGCGCCCCTCTTGCAGCGCGACACCAATCGCCATGGCTCCCAGTGTTTTGGCCATGCTGTGCGCGCTGAACGTCTGTTCAGCATCGAATCCATTGAAATAGCGCTCCAACTGCACCACACCGCGGTGCACCACGATCAGCGCCATGCCCCTGCTGCCCTCCACGTAGCTGGAGGCTTCCTCCAAAGCACTGGCGGGCACGGTCGTGTGGCCCTGCGGTGCCGATGGCAGGAAGGGGCCCGGTTCGCCCTTGAGCGGAACCAGGGGCCAGTAGGAGCTGTAGGGGGCTTCCAGGGGATTGGCCGCCGGATGGTCCATGCGCCACCAGAAGGCCGCGTTGGCTTCATCCCTTGGTGGAGGCGGCAGAACTGTGGCCACCGGGGCCGATGAGGCCAATGGCGCAGGGACGGCGGAGGCCGCCGCAGGTTCGGCGGCACGTGAGGGGACCGGCGAGACCGCCATCACAGCGATCATCAACAGCTGCGCGAGAAGGTGTTTCATAAGCGGGAAGGCCCTTGCAGGCGAGAGGTTGACGGACGAGGGTGCAGACGTGAATCACCGCTGGGAAGGGTCCGGATCACTGCGTTCGCTCAACGCAGCCGCAGCCCGATGAATGGCCTGGCGGATTCGGGAATAGGTGCCGCACCGACACAGGTGAGCCGACATGGCCTCGTCAATCGCAGCGTCATCCGGTTTGGGATGGCGCCTGAGCAGCGCGACGGCCCCCATGACCTGCCCAGACTGGCAATACCCGCACTGCGGCACTTCCAGTTCCACCCAGGCCCGCCGCACCGCGTCGGCCACTGGTCCGGAAATCTCCTCGATGCTGACCACGTGACGCCCCTGAACCGCCCCGACCGGTAGCACGCAGGACGGCATGGCATCGCCATCCACATGCACCGTGCACGCCCGGCACTGGGCTGCCCCGCAACCGAACTTGGTCCCACACAGGTGCAGTTGGTCTCGCAGCACCCAGAGCAACGGCATTTCGTCAGGGGCATCCACTGCCACCGCACGGCCATTGATGTTGATCGTTTTCATGGCCATTCAATCGGACGCCTGGAGGACAGCATCAGACTTGGCATCGTCCACCGGCCGCAGTGCCTGGATCGCCTCTTCCACACTTACGACCTCCGCATACTTGGCCTGAAGATCGAACAAGTTGGACTGCTGCGGACGCTCGTCCCGATCGCCACAAGCCTCCCGAACCACGAACGGGGCGAAGCCATGTTGGAGCGCATCAAGTGCCGTCGCTCGAACACAGCCGGAGGTGGAGAAGCCAGTCACCAGTACGGTGTCGACCTTCAAGGCGGTCAAGGTCGAGGCCAGCGACGTGCCGAAGAAGGCCGAGGCGTATTGTTTGGTCACCACGGTTTCGTGCGCCTCCGGCTCGACACCGGCCACAAATGCGCCCAGTGGTGAACCAGGCACAAACGAGCGCAAGGCCGGCACCTTACGAAAAAAGAGACCCCCATCCCGACCAAGGGCGTCATAAGCCACCCGCGTAAAGATCACCGGCACACCCGCCGCGCGAGCCGCAGCAACGAGACGACGGTTGGGTTCTACCGCATCCACAAATCCCTGGGCATAGAGACCGCTGCCCGGTTGGACGTAGGCCTGCACCACATCCACGACCACCAAGGCGGGTTGCTGCCCGAATGGAAGACGGGCGCCAAAGCCCGCACGCTGGTAGTCCGCTGTAAGGTCGAGAGCATCGGTCGAAGGACGGGTCACGTTGAAGATTCCGGGCGATGGTGATGAGCAATCCCTGGAGCATCCGGCGGGACGCAGGAAGCGACAAGCGCATCGAGTGCTTCGATTCACCAGTCGAATAGAGATCGTTGACCGCAGTGACGAGCCCCCACATCCACTATGCGAATAGCGGAGGACTCTGCGTTGGCTCGCAGCCCTTGGGGCTAGGACCATGAAGCCCTTACTGCAATCGGGGCCTTGTATGGACATCTCCGCGCTGACTCACCTGATGCGAGCCTATAGCGAATATTGGGCGGCTATTGCTCTACCCACCATCGGAGCATTGGCCTTGCTCGCGCCCCGTTTGATCTTGGTGCTCCGAACCGATGCATCTCGGGTTCAGCCGCCTGGCACCAACGAGGCCTTCACGGACTTCTCGACCGATTGTCACGTTCATGCCCTCGCCTGCACGACGGACTGCGCCAGGTGCTACGCATGAGCCCGATGGATTTCGAGTTCACCGTTCCGGTTCTGGTGATCGGCGGCGGCGCGTGTGGTGCCACCGCAGCGCTGGCCGCTCAGGATGCGGGCGCTTCTGTCCTGGTGGTGGAGCGCGATGCAGAGCCGTTGGGCACCACAGGCATGTCCCAGGGCCTCGTCTGTGCAGCAGGCACTGCTGCACAGCGCCGGCATGGCATCGACGACAGCCCCGATCAGTTGTATGAAGACATCCTCACCAAAACCCGGGGACTGACCGACCCCGTGCTGGCACGTGCCATTGCCGATCATGCCGGCCCCACCATGGATTGGTTGATCCAACAACACGATCTGCCCTGGGACCTCGACCTTCGCTTCAAACCGAGCTATGGGCATAGCCGGGCCCGCGTGCACGGCTGGCTGGACCATACCGGGATCGACATGGTGCAGTTGCTGCATGCACGCCTCGCGGCGGCGAACGTCGATGTACTGACCGAGGCGAAGTTGGTGGATGTGGTGACCGATGCCAGCGGCGCTGCCCGAGGCGTATGGGTGGAACGTCCCGACGGCTCGCGCGAGGCCATTGGCTGCGACACACTGGTGATGGCAGCCGGTGGCTTCGCCGCCAGTCCGGCGATGGTCCGCCAATACATTCCGGACGCCTCCCTCGCCCGTTGCAACGGTCATGAAGGCAACTGCGGCGATGGCATACGCGTTGGCCAGTCAATGGGCGCTGCGGTGGGCGACATGGGCTCCTACCAGGGCTACGGCATGCTCGCCGATCCGCAGACGATCCCGGTGCCCCCTGGCTTCCTGGTCGAGGGTGGGCTGCTGATCAACAAAGCGGGCCGACGCTTTGTCCACGAGACCGAAGACATTTCGGGCATGGTGCACCCGGTACTGGCTCAGCCTGACAGCATGGCCTGGGTGGTGATCGACGAGGCGATCGAAACGCGCTGCACCTACGTGCTGGAAACCCGTCAATTGAGGGGACTGGGTGCCATGCGTGAAGCCCCCGACCTGACAACCCTGGCCCAGGCCATCGGTGTCGACGCAGCATCGCTCGCCGATGAACTGGCATCGAGTTGGGCGGCCTGGCGAGCAGGCACGGCTGACCGGTTGGGGCGGTGCTGGTTGGATGGCCCGCCGCCGGCCGCTCCTTATCGGGCCCTCAAGGTGGGCGGAGCCCTCTTCCATACACAAGGCGGCCTGCAGATCAACGGCAGCGCGCGCGTACTACGCCCCGATGGCCAGCCGTTGCCCAATCTGTTTGCGGGTGGCGGCAGTGCCCGCGGCGTCTCCGGCCCGTCGTTCTGGGGCTACCTGCCAGCGATGGGGTTATGTGCCGCCGTCACCTTCGGCCGCCTCGCAGGGCAGCAGGCTGCGGCACAGGCCGCTCGCCAGGGCGTGGTGCCTGCAGACCGCTAAGCCTTCACCGGGGGCTTGGGCCCCATCCAGCTTTCTTCCCTGGCACCGCCATTGGCGGTGCATTCCTTGTACCAACCTGAGACATAACCATGAGCTCCACCACTGAAACCCCCTCCAACATCCGCGAAGCGATGCCTCTGTTGGCTCGCAATGAAGGCGTCTGGGAGGGTTGGTATCGCTACTATGACGCTGCCACCGGCCAGCTGATCGATCAACACCGCTCGCGCCTGATCTGCCGTCTGCCGCAGTCTGGACCGCATGCCGGCAACTACCACCAAACCAACCACTACTTCTGGGAAGACGGCCGCGTGGATGTTCGTGATTTCCCGGCCTGGTATGAGAAGGGCCGCATCTGGTGGGACAACGATCTGATCACCGGCTGGGCCGCAGCCATGCAGCCCGACGACCATCATCGCTCCACCTGCCTCAATTGGACACGCAAGGGCGAACCCGACCTCTATCTGTACGAGATGATTCAGCTCTCGGCCGATGGCAAGAACCGCGCACGGACCTGGCATTGGTTCCGCAACGATGTTTGCTTCCAGCGCACGCTGATCGACGAGCGATTCGTCACGGCGGATTGGCAGAACTTCAACGACCCCACCGCGCCGAAGAATTGACCTCCGGGGGCTGTACGCCCCTCTTGAAATCGTTCTCAGCGCGACAAAATGCCGCGCAGGGAACCAGCGGCGTCACGTTGCACCGGCAGGCTCGTGATCCAGGCACTCAGCGCATCATGCAGATGGGCCTGCCCACCGAAGGCCAGGCAAGCCTGCGCCTTGTCAAGATGCTGCTGCCGGGATAACGGCCACTCGGGAGCGCCGAACTGGCGTTCTACCCTCTGGTGGAGGGAACGCCCGTCCACCAGACGGACTTCCAGCAATGCGGGCACGAATGCGGCAGGATCAGGATGACCGTCCGCACGCACCGACAGCCGCTGCGCGAGGGCGAGGGTTTTTTCATCGGACAGCCGGTCGACCGTGAAATCCTCCAAGCCCACCTCACGTCGCTGCAACACAACGGCCCCTAGATAAGGAAAACAAAGCCGCGCATGCGCGGGCCGCATGTCGGCGACGGCTGCCCGACCCACCAGGCGGGCGATCAGCGGCGGCGCGTGATAGATGACCTGTTCGACCTGACTTTCGGTGAGCCCGAGGTCCATCAGCTGACGCAACGCAACGATCGCCCCATGAGCGGCGCGTCCCGTGGGAAAGGGCTTCCAGCTCAGCTCCGCCATGCGCCATCGCTGCCCAAGTTCCGCCAGCGCTGCGTCCAGTTCAAAGCCCGATTCAAACAGCGGCAAATACCCAAAGGGACCATCAATGACGTGGTGCGGGGCATCAATCCCCGCCAATGCCAGATCCAAGGCCACCAAGGCAGAGCGAGCAGCGCCCGCGACCTGCAATGCCAGCGTAGGTTTGCCTTCCAGGTGCGCCTGCATGGTGCCGGCTGCATAGGCCAACGCATGGCCAAAGGCCGCACGCGCCACCTCCAGCGGCAATCCGCGCAGACGACAGAGCGCTGCGACTGATCCAAACAGGCCCGCCGTGGCGGGCCGGAAGAACCGCAGCGGAGTGGTCACTGCAACGCCCAGCGTCGCGACCACATCAACACCCGCGACCAGCGAGGCGAGTAGCTCCGTCCCGGCGCGGGGCCCAGTACGATCGGCATCAGCCAAAACGGCGGACGCCACCGTGGCCATCGGGTGTGCCACGGCTGGCTCATGCACACAGTCAAACTCCTGAGCATGAATCTGGTAAGCATTGATAAACGCCGCATACGGTGCGGAAGCCCCCTCCCCCGGTCGACCCAGCACCTGGCAGGGTCCCGATCCGCCGCACCATCCCTGGACAGCTCGCCAGACCGCATCGGCATCCGGGGCAGCACGGCCGGCCACACCAACGCACAGCGTGTCATGCAGGAAGGTCGTGGCAGCCTGCTGAACTTGGGCTGGCAGGGCCGCCCACTCGACGCTCAGCGCGTGATCGAGGATCCGGTCGGTGGCGCTGACTTCGGTTTGCTTCGAGAACGTCGAAGGATCTCCGCTCATGTCGGTGACTCCACCAGCTCGATCAACGTACCTTCCGGCGAACGCAACACCCCGGCGCGCCGACCTTCATAGACCACCCCCTGTCGCGGCATGGGCGGCGTCATCCACGGCCCCTGGATGGCAGACAGATCAGGATGGGTCAGAGTCACGATGGCAATGCCCGGAGGCAACTGTCCGGGTAGGCCGGGCCGCGGGGTGGCACCTGGGGGATATTGGTCCAGTTCCAGGCAGATGTGGCCATTCGCCGTCGCACAGACGATCCGATGGCGATGTGTCGGGGGCAGGTCAAAGGCCCGGTTGAGCATCCGGTAGGGAATCTCCAGAGGGTCCTGCAGCGGAAAATCCAACTGCCTGGAGAGCCAATGCGCGCTCGTTTCCAGATCCTGGCAGGCCAGCACGGCAATAAAGAGCACATCCACAGGCGATTGGGCCTGCGGCAGTCCACTGCCTGGACCACCTTGCAGCACCTGCGTCAGATAGAGGACCTCGCCATCGGGTCCCATCACTTGCATCGGGTGAATGCTGGGCAGGCTGGGATTGGCCGTCGGAGGCCCGATGATCTCGAACGCGCTCCCTATCAGTCGATCCTGCGTCGCAAAGACGTCCTCCACGCACAGCTCC
This genomic window contains:
- a CDS encoding TonB-dependent receptor is translated as MSAVTLLPLGALAQSTAPASPEPSSEAKAAAKADAPADAASDAKPDAASAASGLGTVYVTARKRAELQIDVPISVQTMSDKDLRASGTTSVSDLSSQAGFTFTSAQSTGAYGRSAGMVTFRGLQGELGRPNDASGGVFLDGVAITNGISTLGMSDIARVEVLKGPQNAFFGRSTFGGAVNFITKVPADEFRGTVNTNINHHGSSDVDASMEGPLIAGLLKGRLMVASHNKVAEQHASDGGELGAENSRTITGTLYVTPTEKLWLRLRGSYQENDDSLPAVAYLAATNNTSCTGRTYTGTGRDGATVSYTPGTAYFCGSIPDLKQLGSGVINANTTIPAAAYNAFVNNSLNDPYLAKTPRLDHMGMRSEVKQASLQAGYELPKDMELAFNLGYNEANTTSIYDLDKTGTANFFSAQINPTHDLTVDTRLSTDARQSLRGVVGASLFRSSYVYSQIDYSPGFGGTAAGISTNFSNFDSTVPAVYGSVEYDFTPQITGSLEARYQRDQIKSYSRAGAVQENRTSNVLPRLTLRYKPTTNISTYFNVAKGVQPLTVNSGFSSASAAAKAYILTQVPTASDFTEQPTLTSFELGFKQRVGNNFQYALALYDMQWKHRLTSTTIFNPASCGTTSGTAECPLTASGTGIQSGNDARIRGIELSVDAQLTPSWVVGAYVDYKRARWTRYDSSSQSRYGSYGTAALTGYAVSFDGNTVARVPDIQVNANTTYRFNPLSNGWRPWLRADVLYVGRMWESDFNFARTDPYSRIDLRLGFDKNDMSFDIYVRNLANDRSWTTVSRVNNLGLSPLTSFSQQGLTAMAQEERAFGVRASYSF
- a CDS encoding flavin monoamine oxidase family protein; protein product: MNSAATTERTGAGAGPRRRSLLTGGLAGAALVALPGRLSAASQAPTDVLILGAGIAGLHAARLLQSAGKSVTVLEGSGRVGGRCWTARDVPGRPELGAGTVGAGYGRVRGNAAELGVELIAPPPGSRDIVGSASAAYSVYGQPVSAPPWAQSPLNRLRGQEISRTPSQLISWFLNQDVGFKDLNDWLKPEFSWLDRLSLREYMTRLGASPEALRLMDVHAPGTNLDEANALHFVRRTYYYGWEARAGRSARVKGGTSALTDAMAASLQRPVLLNQFVTQIHTGAHGVEVRCRDGSVHRGRTCISTLPFAVLRKLRIDGPVPTLQRAGWQAVRHTDVVQVFMSVDSPFWQQDGAAAEMWTDGPIERFFHLPAEDQPYGIIGAYISGDGVDAVRGLTREAMGQYALETLHRLRPSSRGHVQVTHVHHWGAQPGALGHIASWAPGDIGRYEDVVRRPIGALYFAGDHLGRTHVGLEAACEASEHAVMDVLDRLG
- a CDS encoding formylglycine-generating enzyme family protein → MTRFAAHGLAHAERLRVARWTLYGALTGSVLLGCTSVGDPAAQQTGRRDCPVCPDLVVIAAGTFRMGSDASDPRRAKDGREEPAHEAQVSRSFALARREVTVEEFERFITATGYVTDAERAPAQGCLAWLPTDHALGPRPALSWRSPGYAQTPQHPVVCVSWNDARAYTQWLGSVAGQLYRLPTETEWEYAARAGSHTHWPWGNDDDAGEEAPQGSPACRFANVADTTEASDGFHWSEHHYCSDGHFQAAPVGRLEPNRFGVQDMIGNVWEWVQDCYAPEAYADGSMPRDGSPRETAHCPARGLRGGAWISGPARTRPAYRGGYAPQTRSNVFGFRVARDL
- a CDS encoding serine hydrolase domain-containing protein; amino-acid sequence: MKHLLAQLLMIAVMAVSPVPSRAAEPAAASAVPAPLASSAPVATVLPPPPRDEANAAFWWRMDHPAANPLEAPYSSYWPLVPLKGEPGPFLPSAPQGHTTVPASALEEASSYVEGSRGMALIVVHRGVVQLERYFNGFDAEQTFSAHSMAKTLGAMAIGVALQEGRIRSLDQPASTWLKEWRDASRAAITLRQLLTMSGGFRNEPNKVPGSHYIQLHYGADVEAIVREAPLAYPPGTDFAWDNDNSHAISLVVERATGQSYLDFVSTRLWKPLGASDAEQMLDRPGGRAMAYCCIWSRARDWVRIGQMLLDGGRWQGKQLLDERFVREMRAPAPTNPAFGYQVYLGAAWKDPRLNRRAIALGDDKVEAVAPDQFYLSGVGGLQLMIVPSEQLLVLRVGKSSPAWREPTLSNLLVGALRAVRAGPTEAR
- a CDS encoding (2Fe-2S)-binding protein, whose product is MKTININGRAVAVDAPDEMPLLWVLRDQLHLCGTKFGCGAAQCRACTVHVDGDAMPSCVLPVGAVQGRHVVSIEEISGPVADAVRRAWVELEVPQCGYCQSGQVMGAVALLRRHPKPDDAAIDEAMSAHLCRCGTYSRIRQAIHRAAAALSERSDPDPSQR
- a CDS encoding isochorismatase family protein, translating into MTRPSTDALDLTADYQRAGFGARLPFGQQPALVVVDVVQAYVQPGSGLYAQGFVDAVEPNRRLVAAARAAGVPVIFTRVAYDALGRDGGLFFRKVPALRSFVPGSPLGAFVAGVEPEAHETVVTKQYASAFFGTSLASTLTALKVDTVLVTGFSTSGCVRATALDALQHGFAPFVVREACGDRDERPQQSNLFDLQAKYAEVVSVEEAIQALRPVDDAKSDAVLQASD
- a CDS encoding FAD-dependent oxidoreductase — encoded protein: MSPMDFEFTVPVLVIGGGACGATAALAAQDAGASVLVVERDAEPLGTTGMSQGLVCAAGTAAQRRHGIDDSPDQLYEDILTKTRGLTDPVLARAIADHAGPTMDWLIQQHDLPWDLDLRFKPSYGHSRARVHGWLDHTGIDMVQLLHARLAAANVDVLTEAKLVDVVTDASGAARGVWVERPDGSREAIGCDTLVMAAGGFAASPAMVRQYIPDASLARCNGHEGNCGDGIRVGQSMGAAVGDMGSYQGYGMLADPQTIPVPPGFLVEGGLLINKAGRRFVHETEDISGMVHPVLAQPDSMAWVVIDEAIETRCTYVLETRQLRGLGAMREAPDLTTLAQAIGVDAASLADELASSWAAWRAGTADRLGRCWLDGPPPAAPYRALKVGGALFHTQGGLQINGSARVLRPDGQPLPNLFAGGGSARGVSGPSFWGYLPAMGLCAAVTFGRLAGQQAAAQAARQGVVPADR
- a CDS encoding MmgE/PrpD family protein, producing MSGDPSTFSKQTEVSATDRILDHALSVEWAALPAQVQQAATTFLHDTLCVGVAGRAAPDADAVWRAVQGWCGGSGPCQVLGRPGEGASAPYAAFINAYQIHAQEFDCVHEPAVAHPMATVASAVLADADRTGPRAGTELLASLVAGVDVVATLGVAVTTPLRFFRPATAGLFGSVAALCRLRGLPLEVARAAFGHALAYAAGTMQAHLEGKPTLALQVAGAARSALVALDLALAGIDAPHHVIDGPFGYLPLFESGFELDAALAELGQRWRMAELSWKPFPTGRAAHGAIVALRQLMDLGLTESQVEQVIYHAPPLIARLVGRAAVADMRPAHARLCFPYLGAVVLQRREVGLEDFTVDRLSDEKTLALAQRLSVRADGHPDPAAFVPALLEVRLVDGRSLHQRVERQFGAPEWPLSRQQHLDKAQACLAFGGQAHLHDALSAWITSLPVQRDAAGSLRGILSR